From a region of the Archocentrus centrarchus isolate MPI-CPG fArcCen1 chromosome 18, fArcCen1, whole genome shotgun sequence genome:
- the msantd1 gene encoding myb/SANT-like DNA-binding domain-containing protein 1 encodes MASEDGFSYLMPGHSEKHRRAPNWTDGEMKALLYVWEEHHNELKMSKRNAKVYEKMSQRFFQLTGEQRFKEEIKMKITNMSFQYRRLKATAGEGGEMPDWPYYKAIEKILSKPLENGRVNSLEFQASTAGPSTSSQSTDNLVPQSEEGLMGFLPEYTGSSDEMEIKQELDSLSSDSEHTQGSSSHPISARKRKASKHLSLKRKKLRVLQAMLQQQKRSSRAMEETCREVRRAMHQQNLLQVQCLQLQERMMNLLEKMIQLPATTSAPWGQSGVKDPGKP; translated from the exons ATGGCGTCAGAGGATGGTTTCAGCTACCTGATGCCAGGCCACAGTGAGAAACACAGACGGGCCCCGAACTGGACTGATGGCGAAATGAAAGCCCTCCTGTACGTGTGGGAGGAACACCACAACGAGTTGAAAATGAGCAAGAGGAACGCTAAGGTTTACGAGAAGATGTCCCAGCGGTTCTTCCAGCTGACTGGAGAGCAGCGCTTCAAGGAAGAGATCAAGATGAAAATCACCAATATGTCTTTTCAGTACAG GCGACTGAAAGCCACAGCCGGCGAAGGCGGGGAGATGCCAGATTGGCCTTACTACAAGGCCATAGAGAAGATCCTCTCCAAGCCGCTGGAGAACGGCAGGGTGAACTCTTTAGAGTTTCAGGCCTCCACAGCGGGTCCGTCCACTTCCTCCCAGTCCACAGACAACCTGGTGCCCCAGTCAGAGGAGGGGCTGATGGGATTCTTGCCAGAGTACACAGGCTCCTCAGACGAGATGGAAATCAAACAGGAGCTGGACTCGTTGAGCTCTGACAGTGAGCACACACAGGGCTCCAG CTCCCATCCTATTTCAGCCAGAAAGAGGAAGGCCAGCAAGCACCTGTCCTTGAAGAGAAAGAAACTGCGAGTCTTGCAGGCCATGCTGCAGCAACAGAAGAGGTCGAGCCGAGCCATGGAGGAGACGTGCAGGGAGGTCCGTCGAGCCATGCACCAACAGAACCTCCTCCAGGTCCAGtgcctgcagctgcaggagcGAATGATGAACCTCCTGGAGAAGATGATCCAGCTTCCTGCCACTACGTCAGCCCCATGGGGTCAGAGCGGGGTGAAGGATCCAGGAAAACCATAA